From a single Bryobacter aggregatus MPL3 genomic region:
- a CDS encoding PSD1 and planctomycete cytochrome C domain-containing protein: MIRISKIAIRSKFNPLSILLCAGLCCYGQQKTVPRFETDVLPILQSKCLACHNAKMKQAELSLETRDDLLTGGKTGAAVVPGKAVDSLLLAMVGSGKMPMGGKPLPPEEAAAIRNWIDSGALKQGEEILTRPVPARDVFASILGAKCFVCHGRREQQGGLDLRTRESMLKGGKSGPALVPGDPEKSLIVQRIAKQQMPPPHLQEQFSVRGVDSGELEKLTQWIKQGARAETEKAMHVDPDHDPMVKDQDRKFWSFQQPQRPRVPAVAGQVRTPIDAFLLERLAAKKLGFGAEAKELSLLRRAYFDLIGLPPSPAQIQSYLADSGQDKYERLIDRLLASPRYGERWARYWLDAVGYADSEGGVSTDAVRPNAWRYRDYVIRALNADKPYSQFLQEQLAGDEMFDWKAAKTYTPDQVEKMEAVGFFRLAPDATYSTEQNFLPERFDAIAAEVEILGSSVMGLSLGCARCHDHKYDPIPQRDYYRVSAVFQTALDPYDWLIPSIECVGVGSKCEEKNLRFIPDPDPKVVSATEAHNLPLRQQIADLELKIETAAKPYREKAKADASIDDLLKDSEAFKKEVADLRKLVQQTKAKLLATPGFRSLFDMGGEPTPVRILLRGEVTNPGPLVEPGPLSVLSKGLPPYEPVKLNYQSGTSGRRLAFAKWITHEKHPLTARVMMNRVWQHHFGTGIVKSAGNFGKMGTPPTHPELLDWLSTEFVESGWSLKKMHRLIMTSAVYRQSSEISPEALAQDPSNELLSRFPLRRLDAEAVRDAILQSAGRLDPEAFGPPGVIEVKPDGAVLAKAGKLGYRRSIYLLQRRSTPVTMLDAFDLPFLSPNCVKRGESIVSSQALQLMNGDQIRETARYLAGRIIDAVGNDPRKQIDQLYLATLTRPARPAEVTAAEKVLAAMKQHWTQFYEATPPSEPIAGKAGHMALASLCHTLFNSAEFLYID, from the coding sequence ATGATCCGAATTTCCAAGATTGCAATCCGTAGTAAGTTCAACCCCCTCTCGATCCTTCTGTGCGCCGGGCTGTGTTGCTACGGACAACAGAAGACCGTGCCTCGCTTCGAGACGGATGTGCTGCCGATTCTGCAATCGAAGTGTCTGGCCTGTCATAACGCGAAGATGAAGCAGGCCGAGCTCTCTTTGGAAACTCGCGATGATCTTCTGACTGGTGGCAAGACCGGTGCCGCGGTTGTTCCAGGGAAGGCTGTCGATAGTCTTCTGCTTGCGATGGTAGGAAGCGGCAAGATGCCCATGGGAGGAAAGCCGCTGCCTCCGGAAGAAGCTGCTGCCATCCGCAATTGGATCGATAGCGGAGCGCTAAAACAAGGAGAAGAAATCCTCACTCGTCCCGTCCCTGCGCGGGATGTTTTTGCGTCCATTCTCGGAGCGAAATGTTTTGTCTGCCATGGGCGCCGGGAGCAACAGGGAGGGCTCGATCTGCGGACCCGCGAAAGCATGCTGAAGGGTGGAAAATCAGGCCCGGCTCTCGTGCCTGGAGATCCAGAGAAAAGCCTGATCGTGCAGCGCATTGCAAAGCAACAGATGCCGCCTCCTCACTTGCAGGAGCAGTTTTCCGTTCGCGGTGTCGACTCTGGGGAGTTGGAGAAACTCACCCAATGGATCAAACAAGGCGCACGCGCGGAAACCGAGAAGGCCATGCACGTTGATCCCGACCATGACCCGATGGTGAAGGATCAGGATCGTAAGTTCTGGTCTTTCCAACAACCCCAACGGCCCCGTGTTCCTGCCGTTGCAGGTCAAGTGCGAACGCCGATTGATGCTTTTCTCCTGGAGCGCTTGGCTGCCAAGAAACTCGGCTTCGGCGCAGAAGCCAAGGAGCTTTCGTTACTGCGGCGCGCCTATTTCGATCTCATCGGGTTGCCTCCCTCACCGGCGCAGATTCAGTCCTATCTGGCCGATTCTGGGCAAGACAAATATGAGCGCTTGATCGATCGCCTGCTTGCCTCGCCGCGCTACGGCGAGCGTTGGGCTCGCTATTGGCTGGATGCCGTAGGTTACGCCGATAGTGAAGGCGGTGTGTCGACCGATGCGGTCCGGCCAAACGCATGGCGCTATCGCGACTATGTCATTCGTGCTCTCAATGCGGACAAGCCCTATAGCCAATTTCTGCAGGAGCAACTGGCCGGGGACGAAATGTTCGATTGGAAGGCCGCCAAGACCTACACGCCCGACCAAGTGGAGAAGATGGAGGCTGTCGGCTTCTTCCGTCTTGCTCCCGATGCCACTTATAGTACGGAGCAGAATTTTCTTCCAGAACGCTTCGATGCGATTGCCGCAGAAGTTGAGATTCTCGGTTCTTCGGTGATGGGGCTCTCGCTCGGTTGCGCGCGTTGCCACGATCACAAGTACGATCCCATTCCGCAGCGCGACTACTATCGCGTGAGTGCGGTGTTCCAGACGGCGCTCGATCCCTATGACTGGTTGATTCCCTCCATCGAGTGCGTTGGTGTCGGCTCGAAGTGCGAGGAGAAGAATCTTCGCTTCATCCCCGATCCTGATCCGAAGGTGGTGAGTGCTACCGAGGCCCACAATCTTCCCTTGCGCCAACAGATCGCTGATCTGGAGTTGAAGATCGAGACTGCGGCCAAGCCTTATCGCGAGAAAGCGAAGGCAGACGCGTCCATTGACGATCTGTTGAAAGATTCTGAAGCGTTCAAGAAAGAAGTTGCTGATCTGCGCAAGCTGGTGCAGCAGACAAAGGCAAAGCTGCTGGCGACGCCGGGGTTCCGCTCCCTCTTCGACATGGGAGGCGAACCAACACCAGTAAGGATTCTGTTGCGCGGCGAGGTTACCAATCCAGGACCGCTGGTCGAGCCTGGCCCCTTGTCCGTTCTCTCGAAGGGCTTGCCTCCTTATGAACCGGTCAAGCTGAACTACCAGTCCGGCACGAGCGGCAGACGCCTGGCCTTTGCAAAATGGATCACTCATGAAAAACACCCGCTGACGGCCCGTGTGATGATGAATCGCGTCTGGCAGCATCACTTCGGTACTGGCATCGTGAAGAGCGCCGGCAACTTCGGAAAGATGGGCACTCCGCCCACCCACCCGGAACTTCTCGATTGGCTCTCCACGGAGTTCGTTGAATCGGGCTGGAGCCTCAAGAAAATGCACCGCCTGATCATGACTTCGGCGGTCTACCGGCAGAGCTCAGAGATCAGCCCTGAAGCCTTGGCGCAGGATCCATCGAATGAATTGCTTTCCCGCTTCCCACTCCGGCGGCTGGATGCGGAAGCAGTTCGCGATGCCATTCTGCAAAGCGCTGGCCGTCTGGACCCCGAGGCCTTTGGCCCACCGGGAGTGATCGAGGTCAAGCCGGATGGTGCAGTGCTCGCGAAAGCAGGCAAGCTTGGTTATCGACGCAGTATCTATCTTTTGCAGCGCCGCTCCACTCCCGTGACGATGCTCGATGCCTTCGACTTACCTTTCCTCAGCCCGAACTGCGTGAAGCGTGGGGAATCGATTGTCAGCTCGCAGGCCTTGCAGTTGATGAATGGCGATCAGATTCGCGAGACGGCGCGCTATTTGGCGGGGCGCATCATAGATGCGGTGGGGAACGATCCACGGAAACAGATTGATCAGCTGTATTTAGCGACACTCACTCGCCCAGCCCGTCCGGCAGAAGTGACAGCCGCAGAGAAAGTGCTTGCCGCGATGAAGCAACACTGGACCCAGTTCTATGAGGCGACGCCTCCATCGGAACCCATTGCAGGGAAGGCCGGGCATATGGCTCTGGCGAGCCTCTGCCATACCTTATTCAACTCTGCAGAGTTCTTGTACATCGATTAG
- a CDS encoding DUF1501 domain-containing protein — translation MRRPKTRRDFFSHISDGVHGAALAYLLGRDLHAAEGQQPVIYDLKPKPPQHPAKAKSVIQLFMNGGPSQMDLLDPKPLLEKYAGQPPSRDLASQIRQVRDAGGIMPSPYKFKKYGQSGIEVSELLPYLAKQVDDIAVIRSMHTTHIAHDFALFIMHTGRMLPGRPTLGAWAVYGLGSENQNLPAYVVLDDPKGLPVNDIQNWQAGYLPGVYQGTRVRSEGMPLLNLQPEEEYPAAVKDLGRSLLHDMDVEHRKSRPYQPNLDARLSTYELAARMQLEATDALDIAKESDATKEAYGLNDEATLSYGKRCLMARRLVERGVRMVQVFTEGNVWDHHTDLRKGLPYCCKKTDKPIGALLADLKQRGLLDSTLVVWGGEFGRLPIAQSPGPTAGRDHNPSGFTSWMAGGGVKGGVVYGETDDIGYKAVLDPVSVHDFNATILHLLGMDHRKLVFHREGRGERITDEFPVSILRKIFA, via the coding sequence ATGCGAAGACCCAAAACCCGGCGCGATTTCTTCTCTCACATCTCGGATGGTGTTCATGGCGCGGCCCTGGCTTATTTGTTGGGCAGGGACCTCCATGCGGCCGAAGGGCAGCAGCCCGTCATCTACGACCTCAAACCGAAGCCGCCCCAGCACCCGGCCAAGGCGAAGTCTGTCATTCAGCTTTTCATGAATGGTGGACCGAGCCAGATGGATCTTCTCGATCCCAAGCCCCTGCTCGAGAAGTATGCCGGGCAACCGCCCAGCCGGGATCTTGCCAGCCAGATTCGCCAGGTGCGCGATGCAGGCGGCATCATGCCGTCTCCCTACAAGTTCAAGAAGTATGGCCAATCGGGAATCGAGGTTTCGGAACTGCTTCCATATCTGGCCAAGCAGGTGGACGACATTGCTGTCATCCGCTCGATGCACACGACGCATATCGCGCATGACTTTGCGCTGTTCATCATGCACACTGGCCGCATGTTGCCGGGCCGCCCAACTCTCGGTGCTTGGGCTGTCTACGGGCTGGGTTCTGAGAATCAGAATCTTCCCGCTTATGTCGTTCTCGATGACCCGAAAGGGCTTCCGGTCAACGACATTCAGAACTGGCAGGCCGGCTATCTGCCCGGTGTCTATCAGGGCACTCGTGTGCGTTCCGAAGGAATGCCGCTGTTGAATCTGCAACCGGAAGAAGAGTATCCGGCCGCGGTGAAGGATCTGGGGCGTTCGCTGCTGCACGACATGGATGTCGAACATCGGAAAAGCCGTCCCTATCAGCCGAATCTCGACGCGCGGCTGTCCACTTATGAACTGGCTGCCCGGATGCAGTTGGAGGCGACCGATGCGCTCGACATTGCAAAGGAGAGCGATGCAACGAAGGAAGCTTATGGCCTGAATGACGAAGCCACTCTTTCTTACGGCAAGCGTTGCCTGATGGCCCGGCGGCTCGTGGAGCGTGGCGTGCGCATGGTGCAAGTCTTTACTGAAGGCAATGTGTGGGATCACCACACGGATCTGCGCAAGGGCCTGCCTTATTGCTGCAAGAAAACAGACAAGCCGATTGGCGCTCTTCTAGCCGACCTGAAGCAGCGCGGTTTGCTGGATAGCACCTTAGTGGTTTGGGGCGGGGAATTTGGCCGTTTGCCGATCGCGCAATCGCCTGGGCCCACCGCCGGCCGCGATCACAATCCTTCCGGATTCACGTCCTGGATGGCGGGAGGAGGAGTCAAAGGCGGCGTCGTCTATGGCGAGACGGATGATATCGGCTACAAGGCCGTACTCGACCCGGTCAGTGTCCATGACTTCAATGCCACCATCCTCCACTTGCTTGGGATGGATCATCGCAAGCTGGTTTTCCATCGGGAAGGCCGCGGCGAACGGATTACCGACGAGTTTCCCGTAAGCATTCTGCGCAAGATTTTTGCCTAG
- a CDS encoding PSD1 and planctomycete cytochrome C domain-containing protein has product MLRIFPVPLFFVLCTVRMASGQSADELKFFETKVRPLLATQCQGCHSSKSKMAFGGLRIDQKASFFQGGQSGALVVPGKPDESLLLKVVGYSSELKMPPTGKLKAEQIDVLREWIQMGAPWPEEAAPVVDASVAIQAKTKAAALQHWAWKPVAKVTPPKTKATDWSAQAIDQFILAKLEEKKLKPSPDADRQTLLRRVYFDLAGLPPTPKEVNAFVADKSPKALETIVDRLLAAPSFGERWGRHWLDLSYFADNLEIGRKIPAKDAWRYRDYVIRSLNADKPFTTFIKEQLAGDLLPAESDAQRREQVIATGFLALGPWTLVAADKEQLRMDVVDMQVDLIGKAFLGLTVGCARCHDHKFDPISHKDYYAMAGILGATETLHGRIDGIFSDVNRIQLPESVEELRMRAGETEKFHARMATLKPRLKALEAEKEKLKKAQPQGDATPKPDDPLVLLEKQIAKLSKEIALLEYNRPLPPEAFAVRDVDAPVNAHINIRGNPHMLGEEVPRSFLQVAMWDKPPVLAYRASGRLELAEWIANEKNPLTARVAANRVWQHLFGAGLVRSVDNFGLRGELPTHPELLDYLATRYVEAGWSLKKVVREVILSRAYRQSSAHNAEAYQVDPENLLRWRMNRRRMEGEIIRDSILSLTRTLENGEGGPTLPLDIADNLNLGKPVEFRDEAKLPDHLLRLRTVYLPVLRKSQHRSVDILNLFDFPDVNQVNGARSVTTVPTQALYLMNSPFYQEQSKLLAARAIEFAGTTGARIDWLTEQVLGRSARPDDQTRGNDFISKFSAALVQSGKTAPEANIEAWTRYCHALLASNEFLYIR; this is encoded by the coding sequence GTGCTTCGGATCTTTCCAGTTCCGCTCTTCTTTGTCCTGTGTACGGTTCGCATGGCGAGCGGCCAATCCGCGGACGAACTGAAATTCTTCGAGACGAAAGTCCGTCCGTTGCTGGCCACACAGTGCCAGGGCTGCCACAGCTCGAAGTCGAAGATGGCCTTTGGCGGGCTGCGGATCGATCAGAAGGCTTCCTTCTTTCAGGGCGGACAGTCCGGTGCGCTTGTGGTGCCCGGAAAGCCGGACGAGAGCCTGCTGCTGAAGGTTGTCGGCTACTCCTCGGAACTGAAGATGCCGCCCACCGGCAAGCTGAAAGCCGAGCAGATCGACGTGCTGCGCGAATGGATCCAGATGGGGGCTCCGTGGCCGGAGGAGGCTGCCCCGGTCGTGGATGCGAGTGTTGCGATCCAGGCAAAAACAAAGGCGGCGGCGCTCCAGCACTGGGCATGGAAGCCTGTTGCCAAGGTGACGCCACCGAAGACGAAGGCGACAGACTGGTCAGCTCAGGCGATTGATCAATTCATCCTGGCGAAGCTCGAAGAGAAGAAGCTGAAGCCTTCGCCCGATGCCGACAGACAAACTCTCTTACGCCGCGTCTACTTTGACTTGGCCGGTTTGCCACCTACCCCAAAGGAAGTGAATGCTTTTGTCGCCGACAAGAGCCCCAAGGCGCTCGAAACCATTGTCGATCGATTGCTCGCTGCGCCCAGCTTTGGCGAACGGTGGGGGCGTCATTGGCTCGACCTCAGTTACTTCGCCGACAATCTCGAGATCGGGCGTAAGATCCCTGCCAAGGACGCCTGGCGCTATCGCGATTACGTGATCCGTTCGCTGAATGCGGACAAGCCCTTTACCACCTTCATCAAGGAACAACTTGCGGGCGACCTGCTTCCTGCGGAAAGCGACGCACAACGCCGGGAGCAGGTGATCGCCACGGGCTTTCTCGCGCTCGGTCCTTGGACTCTTGTGGCGGCTGATAAAGAACAGCTCCGGATGGATGTTGTCGATATGCAGGTGGACCTGATCGGCAAAGCGTTCCTTGGCCTCACCGTGGGCTGCGCCCGCTGCCATGACCATAAGTTTGATCCGATCTCGCACAAAGACTACTACGCGATGGCGGGCATTCTCGGTGCTACTGAAACGCTTCATGGCCGCATCGATGGCATCTTCAGTGATGTCAATCGGATTCAGTTGCCTGAGAGCGTGGAAGAACTGCGCATGCGTGCCGGAGAGACGGAAAAGTTTCATGCCCGCATGGCCACGCTGAAGCCGCGATTGAAGGCGCTTGAAGCGGAGAAGGAGAAATTGAAGAAGGCTCAGCCTCAGGGCGACGCCACTCCGAAGCCCGATGATCCACTCGTTCTTCTTGAGAAGCAGATCGCGAAGCTCAGCAAAGAGATCGCGCTGCTCGAATACAACCGCCCTCTGCCTCCTGAAGCTTTTGCTGTCCGTGACGTAGACGCCCCGGTCAATGCGCACATCAACATTCGTGGCAATCCGCATATGCTGGGCGAAGAGGTGCCGCGTAGCTTTCTTCAGGTGGCCATGTGGGACAAGCCTCCGGTGCTCGCCTATCGTGCGAGCGGACGCCTCGAACTTGCCGAATGGATTGCCAATGAAAAGAATCCGCTCACGGCGCGCGTTGCCGCGAATCGTGTCTGGCAGCATCTCTTCGGTGCTGGCCTTGTTCGGAGTGTCGACAATTTTGGGCTCCGCGGGGAACTGCCGACCCATCCGGAACTGCTGGACTATCTCGCCACCCGTTACGTCGAAGCTGGCTGGTCTTTGAAGAAGGTAGTGCGGGAGGTGATTCTGTCCCGCGCGTATCGCCAGTCCAGCGCACACAACGCAGAGGCCTATCAGGTGGACCCGGAGAACCTTCTACGTTGGCGGATGAACCGGCGCCGGATGGAGGGCGAAATCATTCGAGATTCCATTTTGAGTCTGACCAGGACACTCGAGAACGGTGAGGGCGGCCCTACGCTTCCTCTCGACATCGCAGACAACCTGAACCTTGGGAAGCCGGTCGAGTTCCGCGATGAAGCGAAGCTGCCGGATCATTTGTTACGGCTGCGTACGGTCTATCTCCCAGTGCTGCGCAAAAGCCAGCACCGCAGTGTCGACATCCTGAATCTCTTTGACTTCCCGGACGTGAACCAGGTCAACGGGGCGCGTAGCGTCACGACGGTTCCGACACAGGCCCTATATCTAATGAACTCGCCTTTCTATCAGGAGCAGTCCAAACTTCTGGCGGCGAGAGCCATCGAGTTTGCAGGGACAACAGGCGCCCGCATCGACTGGCTGACCGAACAAGTGTTAGGCCGGAGTGCCCGGCCTGACGACCAGACGCGTGGCAACGACTTCATCTCAAAGTTCAGTGCTGCTTTGGTGCAGTCTGGCAAGACCGCACCCGAGGCAAATATCGAGGCCTGGACGCGCTATTGCCACGCTCTATTGGCTAGTAACGAGTTTCTATACATCCGCTAA
- a CDS encoding DUF1501 domain-containing protein translates to MSHHPNLFARSRRDFLRRSGCGFGSLALSALCSANTATKVSPLAPKAPHHAARAKRVIFLWMQGGPSHMDLFDYKPRLVKEGGNKFPIALPKNYEAPGIGRNLLMSPISTFSRQGKAELLMSDLLPHLGKMSQELCILNGMQADSEAHAPAVRQLHTGHTVMVRPSIGSWVTYGLGTENQNLPGFVTVCPQVSGDGGTTQLFSNAFLPAIYQGTPIGEAGNAKEAQIRYLQDKAITAKMQRSQVDLIQSMNQRYLQDLETDQNMEGMIESFEIAFRMQAEAPSLLDLSQESAATLALYGVGEKDTDNFGRQCLLARRMVEAGVRFVQITDGGWDHHGQIRKGLPQRCKAIDRPIAGLLADLRARGLLDDTLLIWSGEFGRTPFEQDLSEGKAPASERGREHNPKGFTAWMAGAGIRGGITHGMTDEYGWEAVEGKTHIHDLHATVLHLLGIDHERLTYRYMGRDFRLTDVFGNVVKDILS, encoded by the coding sequence ATGAGCCATCACCCGAATCTTTTCGCCCGTTCCCGCCGGGACTTTCTGCGACGCTCTGGCTGTGGTTTCGGGTCGCTGGCGCTGTCCGCGCTCTGCTCGGCGAACACAGCGACGAAGGTGAGTCCGCTGGCTCCGAAGGCTCCTCACCATGCCGCGCGTGCCAAGCGTGTGATCTTCCTTTGGATGCAGGGTGGGCCTTCGCACATGGACCTCTTTGACTACAAACCGCGCCTCGTCAAGGAGGGCGGCAACAAGTTCCCCATCGCATTGCCAAAGAACTATGAAGCGCCGGGCATTGGCCGCAATCTGTTGATGAGTCCCATCTCCACCTTTAGCCGCCAAGGCAAGGCGGAACTGTTGATGTCAGACCTTCTGCCACATCTCGGAAAGATGTCGCAGGAGCTTTGTATTCTGAACGGGATGCAGGCCGATTCTGAAGCCCATGCGCCCGCCGTGCGGCAACTCCATACGGGCCATACGGTCATGGTGCGTCCTTCGATCGGTTCCTGGGTCACTTATGGCTTAGGCACTGAGAATCAGAATCTGCCCGGCTTTGTCACGGTTTGTCCGCAAGTGAGCGGCGACGGCGGCACGACGCAACTCTTCAGCAACGCCTTTCTCCCGGCGATCTATCAGGGCACGCCGATTGGCGAAGCGGGCAATGCGAAAGAAGCGCAGATCCGCTATCTACAGGACAAAGCCATCACTGCGAAGATGCAGCGCAGCCAGGTGGATCTCATCCAGTCCATGAACCAGCGCTACCTGCAGGATCTCGAGACCGACCAGAACATGGAAGGGATGATCGAATCCTTCGAGATTGCTTTCCGCATGCAGGCAGAAGCTCCGTCTTTGCTCGATCTGAGTCAAGAAAGCGCGGCGACTCTTGCACTCTACGGCGTAGGAGAGAAGGACACCGATAATTTCGGACGGCAGTGCTTGCTGGCCCGGCGCATGGTGGAAGCTGGGGTTCGCTTTGTCCAGATTACCGATGGCGGCTGGGACCATCACGGCCAGATCCGTAAGGGACTGCCGCAGCGCTGCAAAGCAATCGATCGGCCGATTGCCGGTTTGCTGGCTGACCTCCGTGCCCGCGGTCTGCTCGACGACACGCTACTGATCTGGTCGGGAGAATTTGGCCGCACGCCCTTTGAGCAGGATCTATCAGAAGGGAAGGCTCCTGCTTCTGAGCGAGGGCGCGAACACAACCCCAAAGGCTTCACCGCCTGGATGGCGGGCGCCGGAATTCGCGGCGGCATCACGCATGGAATGACGGACGAGTATGGATGGGAAGCCGTGGAGGGCAAGACCCACATCCACGATCTGCACGCGACAGTTCTGCACTTGCTCGGCATCGATCATGAACGGCTGACTTATCGCTACATGGGCCGTGACTTCCGCCTGACGGACGTCTTCGGGAACGTGGTCAAAGACATTCTCTCCTAA